GGCCTACGTGGACGAGATCCTCGGCCGCTTCTTCGATCGGCTGCGGGCGCTCGATCTCTACGATCGGTCGACGATCGTCCTGCTGTCCGATCACGGCGAGGGGCTCGGCGACCATGGAGAGCAGGAGCACGGCCTGTTCCTGTATCAGGAGACGATTCGCGTGCCGCTGATGATCAAGCTGCCCGGACGGCAGCCGGCGCGGCGCGTCGCGACGCCGGTGCAGCAGATCGATCTCGCACCGACCGTTCTCGATCTGATTGGCGGGGCGAAGCCGCCAGCCCTGCGCGGACGGTCGCTGAAGCCCCTCCTCGACGGCGCCGGCGCGATCGCGGACACGGGCATCTACTCCGAAGCGCTCTATTCGCGGTACCACTTCGGCTGGAGCGAGCTGTATTCGCTGACCGACGCCCGCTACCGCCTGATCCGCGCCCCGCGCGACGAGCTGTTCGATGTCGAGCGCGATCCGCGCGAGGCCGCGTCCGTGGCCGGCGAGCGCCCCCAGGTGCGCCAGGCGATGCGGTCGGCACTGGACTCCCTGATCAAGAACGCCGCGATCGCCGCGCCCGCGGCCGTGAGCGAGCAGGATCGGCAGCGGCTGGCCGCGCTGGGGTACGTGGGCGGCGGCAGCAGCGTCGCGCTGTCGCTGCCGGGCGACACGCTGCCGGATCCCAAGGACAAGGTGAAGATCCTCGAGCGCTACCGCGCGGCGTCGGACCTCGCGGCAGCGTTGAAGTTCGACGGGGCGGCCGCGGGGTTCCGCGCGATCCTCGCCGAGGATCCCGAGATGACCGACGTCTGGCGTCAACTCGCGGAGGTCGAGGTGCGGCGCGGGAGCATGCCGGAGGCGATCGCCGCTTACCGGCAGGTGATCGCACGGAACCCGAAAGATGCCGGCAGCCTGCTCGGCATCACCAGTGCGCTGCTGCGGGTGGGCCAGCTCGATGCCGCGCGGCAGCATGCGGAGCTGGCGATCGCCGTCGCGCCGGCTTCGGCGCACGAGATGCTGGCGAAAATCGCGCTGGCGGCCAGGGATCCGGCCGGTGCGCGGCGCGAAGCGGCGCTGGCGCAGCAGGCGGACGCGACATTGCCGATGCCCGCGTACGTCGACGGGGTGCTGTTCTACGAAGCAGGGAAGTATCAGGACGCCGTCGCCGCGCTGCGCCGGGCCAGGGACGCGCTGCGCGGCCGGACCGTGCAGATGAACGACCTCAACTACTACATCGGGGACGCGCTCGCCCGCATGGAGCGCTACCCGGAGGCGGAGCCGTATCTGCTCGAGGAAGTGCGGCTGTTCCCGCACAACACCCGGGCGCGCGCCGGGCTCGCGATGCTGTACCGCGCGATGGGGCGCACCGCCGAATCCGACCGCGCGATCGAGGAGATGCTGCGCGTCTCGCCGACGCCCGAGGCGAGAGTCGTCGCGGCGCAGCTGTGGACCATGTTCGGCGAGCCGGGCAAGGCGCAGCGCGTCAGGATCCGCCCATGACGCGGCTCTGCCTGTGGATCGTGGCTGGTCGAAATGGACATCATCGCGCGCGATCGCGACGGGCGGGTTGGTCCCGCAACGCCGTAGTCAGCGCAGGCGGGTGTTCGCCGTCATGCGTCCTTCCGTCGCGTTGAGGAAGAACGTTTCCCATTGCTGCCGGATGCGATCGAGCTTGGCGATCTGCGGCGCCTCCGCCGTCCGGCCCGCAGTGACGATGTAGATGAAGGCCTGCCGGTGCACCCGGGCGGACTCCGCCGCGGACGGGATGCGGGGGCCCAGAATGGCGACGACGTCGTTGATGAGCACGTCGCGGCGGGTCCCCGTGAAGGTGACGCCGGTCGCCGGCGAGTCGCCGCGCTCCCGCGCCGACGGGTTCTCGACGTAGAAGAACGGCGGCACCAGCGATGCCGGCACCAGTCCCATCGCGTATTGATCGAGGCGGCTGAAGCGCTTCACCGCCTCCGTGGTGCGGAATTGGCCGCCGCCGAGATCCTCGATGTCGTTGCCTTCGAGCACCGACGCGTCGGAGTCCATGTGGAAGCTCCAATGCGCCAGGTCGCGGCCGAGCAGCGCGTCGGAGCGGCGGCCGGTGTGATCGCGGAACTCGAGGTAGGCGCCCCACCGATGGCCGACTTCCTGGCCGAGCACGCTGAGCGTGTTGTTCTCCCCGAGGAAGCGTTCCTGCGGATTGTCCGGATACTTGCCGATCCAGTCCATGACGACGAGCGATCGCACGCGGCCGCCGCTGCCGAGCGACCGCGAAAGGTCGTAGATGTCCAGGCCGATGCCGCGCACTTCGTTCGCCACCGTCAGCTCGTAGGCGAACGCGTCGCGGATCAGCGACTGATCCGTCCACAACACGATCTGGTCGTAGTTGTCCGGGTGCGTCTGGTAGAACTTCTGCGCGACGGCAAACGTGTCGATCGAGTTCTGCTGCGCGAAGCGCTCGGCGATGGCCGCCGCCCCCGAGCCGCTGCCGTTCGAGAGATCGAGGAGCGCGACGTCAGCGGTATGGCCGGGCGAGATCCCCACCACGGAGTCGAAGATGTTGATGGTCTCGCCGTACTTGAACTCGATGCTGCCGTCCGGGAACAACGTCGCCTGCGCCGTCACCACACGCACCGAATCGAAGCCGCGCACGCCGCACCACGTCACCGTGTAGGCGTCCGGCGCGGCGTTGAGGAAGATGCGTCCCGAGCCGGTGGTGGGATCGAGGTCGGTGAAGAACGGCGCGACGCGCGGCGGCCCGGTCAGCACCCGCGCCACGTTGCGCTCGGTGCTGCTCTTGTCTTCCTCGCCGAAGGTGATGTTGCCGTCCGAGTTCACGAACGCCTGGGTCTGGCTGCCGCCGTAGAACGGAAAGGCGAACGGGATGGTGCCGCCGGCGGAGTCGTCGTCGGTGAGGGTCAGCCGGGCGCCGAGCGCCGAACGGAAGTTGCCGTCGACCTTCGACAGCGTGTAGCCGCCGCCCGACCGGGTGAAGCGCAAGCCGGTGCTGCGCAGGTCGTACGGGTTCGCCGGCAGGATCAGATCGCCGGTGTCCTGCAGGACGGCGATCTCGCCGATGTCTTCCGCCACCGGCGCGGGAGAGGTGATGGCCGTGCGCCCGAACCCCTGGTCGGTGACCGCCGCGGCGCGGGCATCGGCCTCCCTTTTCCGCTTCGCCGCTTCGTGCAGCGCGAGCGCCTCGTAGACGCGCCCGCGCGGGTTGCCGTCCACGGCGATCTTCTTCCCCGCGCCCGCCGCCGCGGGGACATCGCTGACGGCGCTCGCGGCGGGATCGTCCAGGAGGGCGGTGGTGCACGGGTTCACCGGCGTGGTCCCCCCCCCGCCGCCCCCCGACCCGCCGCCATTGCCGCCCGAATTCCCGCCGCCGCCGCCGCCGCCGCACCCGATCAGAACCGACAGGCACACCGCCGCCGCCGCGCCGCACGTCCGGGACATAGGGAGGCAAGGGTACCACGTTGACAAACGGCCGGACCTGAATGAACATTCATTCAGTGCCCGCCGCCGCCCCGCTCCGCTCCGCCGCCGCCCGCGCCGACCGCCGCGACGCCATCCTGCGCGCCGCCATCGACGTGTTCGCCGGCCGCGGCTTCTTCAACGCCCAGGTCGCCGACGTCGCCCGCGCCGCCGGCGTCGCCGCCGGCACCGTGTACCTCTATTTCGACAGCAAGGACGACCTGCTGGTGTCGATCTTCGAGCGGACGATGCGCGACGCCATCGCCGAGGGGCGCGCCGCCGTCGCCCCGGTGCGCGATCCGGTCGAGCAGCTCCGCACCGTGGCGCGCGTCCACCTCGACCGTATGGGGCGCGATCGCAGCCTCGCCATCGTCTTCCAGGTGGAGCTGCGGCAGTCGACCAAGTTCATGGAGCGCCTCTCCTCGACCCTGCTCCGCGAGTACCTGGGCATCATCCGCAGCATCATCGTCGACGGCCAGCGCAGCGGCGCGTTCCGCAAGGAGCTGAACGCCACGCTCGCCGCCAAACTGTTCTTCGGCGGCCTCGACGAGATGGCCACGAACTGGATCCTGAGCCGCCGGAAGTACGCGCTGGCATCGGAGGCGGACGCGATCGTCGATCTGTTCGTGAACGGCGCGGCCGTGCTCCCGCGGGCGAGGCGCCGCCGATGAGATTCCGCCACGCGGCGGTGCTCGGCGCCGGCGTCATGGGGGCGCAGATCGCCGCCCACTTCGCCAATGCCGGCGTCCGCGTCCGGCTCCTCGACGTCTCCCGCGACGCCGCCCGCGAGGGGCTGGAGCGGGCCAGACGGATGAAGCCCGACCCGTTCTTCACGCCCGACGCCGTGGCGCTGATCGAGACGGGGGGGTTCGAAGAGGACTTCGAGACACTGCGCGAAGCGGACTGGATCCTCGAGGCGGTCGTCGAACAGCTCGACGTCAAGCAGGCGCTGCTGGCGCGCGTGGAGGCGGTCCGCCGCGCCGATGCAGTGGTCAGCTCGAACACGTCGGGAATCCCGCTCGCCTCCATCGCGGACGGACGGTCGGAAGGGTTCAGGCGCCACTGGCTGGGCACCCACTTCTTCAACCCGCCGCGCTACCTGCACCTGCTCGAACTCATCCCGACGGCGGACACCGATCCCGCGGTGGTGCGTGACGTCACCGCCTTCGCGGATCTCCGCCTGGGCAAAGGCGTCGTCCTGGCGAAGGACGTCCCCGGCTTCATCGCCAATCGCATCGGGATGTTCGGGATGATGCAGATCTTCCGGGCGCTGGCGTCGGGGGAGTTCACGATCGAGGAAATCGACGCGATCACGGGACCGGCGATCGGCCGTCCCAGGAGCGCGACCTTCCGCACCGTGGACATCGCCGGCGTGGACGTGCTGGCGCACGTGGCGCGCGGACTCGGGCTCGAGGTGCCGGAGTTCGTCAGCGAGATGGTGAATCGCGGCATGACCGGCGCGAAGGCAGGCCGCGGGTTCTATCAGAAGTCCGGGGATGAGATCCTGACGCTCGATCCCGCGTCCCTCGAGTATCGCGCCCGGCAGTCGGCGAAGATTCCATCGATCGAGGCGGCCCGCTCGATCGAGCCGGTCGGCGAGCGAATCAAGGCGCTGTACGAGGCCAGGGACAAGGCCGGCGCCTTCCTGCGGGCCACGCTCGGGCCGACGCTCGAGTACGCCGGCCGCATCGCCGACGAGATCGCGTACTCGCGTGACGACATCGACAAGGCGATGCGGTGGGGTTTCGGGTGGGAGCTTGGACCCTTTGAGACGCTCGCCGCGCTCGCCGTCAACGCCCAAGCTCCAAGTCCCAACTCCCAGGCGCCAACTCCCAACGCCCAAGCGCCAGGCGCGGAAGGACGGCGGCTCGTTCGCAGGAACGCGGGCGCGTCGCTGTGGGACATCGGGGACGGCGTGCTGCAGGTCGAGTTCCACTCGAAGATGAACGCCATCGGCGGGGACACGATCCAGATGCTGCACGCCGCCGTCAAGGAAGCGTCGCAGAACTTCGCCGCGCTGGTCGTCGCCAACGGCGCGCCGAACTTCTCGGCGGGCGCCAACCTGATGCTGCTCCTGCTCGAGGCGCAGGAAGGCAACTGGGACGAGGTGGACATGATGGTCCGCGCGTTCCAGGGAGCGACCATGGCGCTCAGGCACGCGGACGTG
This is a stretch of genomic DNA from Vicinamibacterales bacterium. It encodes these proteins:
- a CDS encoding TetR/AcrR family transcriptional regulator C-terminal domain-containing protein, encoding MNIHSVPAAAPLRSAAARADRRDAILRAAIDVFAGRGFFNAQVADVARAAGVAAGTVYLYFDSKDDLLVSIFERTMRDAIAEGRAAVAPVRDPVEQLRTVARVHLDRMGRDRSLAIVFQVELRQSTKFMERLSSTLLREYLGIIRSIIVDGQRSGAFRKELNATLAAKLFFGGLDEMATNWILSRRKYALASEADAIVDLFVNGAAVLPRARRRR
- a CDS encoding 3-hydroxyacyl-CoA dehydrogenase NAD-binding domain-containing protein; amino-acid sequence: MRFRHAAVLGAGVMGAQIAAHFANAGVRVRLLDVSRDAAREGLERARRMKPDPFFTPDAVALIETGGFEEDFETLREADWILEAVVEQLDVKQALLARVEAVRRADAVVSSNTSGIPLASIADGRSEGFRRHWLGTHFFNPPRYLHLLELIPTADTDPAVVRDVTAFADLRLGKGVVLAKDVPGFIANRIGMFGMMQIFRALASGEFTIEEIDAITGPAIGRPRSATFRTVDIAGVDVLAHVARGLGLEVPEFVSEMVNRGMTGAKAGRGFYQKSGDEILTLDPASLEYRARQSAKIPSIEAARSIEPVGERIKALYEARDKAGAFLRATLGPTLEYAGRIADEIAYSRDDIDKAMRWGFGWELGPFETLAALAVNAQAPSPNSQAPTPNAQAPGAEGRRLVRRNAGASLWDIGDGVLQVEFHSKMNAIGGDTIQMLHAAVKEASQNFAALVVANGAPNFSAGANLMLLLLEAQEGNWDEVDMMVRAFQGATMALRHADVPVVAAPAGMTLGGGCEIVLHAARVQAAAESYIGLVEVGVGLIPAGGGTKEMLARAMEGLPSGDPLPAVQRVFETIGFARVSTSGPDAARIGYLADGDEITMNRDRLLADAKAQALAMAPDYRPALPREAIRVGGEGVLAALKLGVHLAWRAGRISDHDAVIGRKLAWILAGGDLTHPAALSEQQLLDLEREAFLSLCGERKTLERIGHTLKTGKPLRN
- a CDS encoding sulfatase-like hydrolase/transferase gives rise to the protein MKKAAAIVVAVFAIAAWAAWYTRGRPSPANGPLLLISIDTLRADRLPAYGYRGVRTPNIDAFAAESVLFERAYSHAPQTLPAHASILTGELPFEHGVRDNVGFTLAGRWTLPHALHERGWLTAGFVSAYVLRSQTGIDKGFDVYDSELPAASGEVSIGQVQRSGDATVAAAEAFLVKRPRSQPFFLFLHLYEPHKPYAPPPRFASYEPYDGEVAYVDEILGRFFDRLRALDLYDRSTIVLLSDHGEGLGDHGEQEHGLFLYQETIRVPLMIKLPGRQPARRVATPVQQIDLAPTVLDLIGGAKPPALRGRSLKPLLDGAGAIADTGIYSEALYSRYHFGWSELYSLTDARYRLIRAPRDELFDVERDPREAASVAGERPQVRQAMRSALDSLIKNAAIAAPAAVSEQDRQRLAALGYVGGGSSVALSLPGDTLPDPKDKVKILERYRAASDLAAALKFDGAAAGFRAILAEDPEMTDVWRQLAEVEVRRGSMPEAIAAYRQVIARNPKDAGSLLGITSALLRVGQLDAARQHAELAIAVAPASAHEMLAKIALAARDPAGARREAALAQQADATLPMPAYVDGVLFYEAGKYQDAVAALRRARDALRGRTVQMNDLNYYIGDALARMERYPEAEPYLLEEVRLFPHNTRARAGLAMLYRAMGRTAESDRAIEEMLRVSPTPEARVVAAQLWTMFGEPGKAQRVRIRP